The window GGGATATAACTTCACTATACGATACGGCGGAACCCCCtttcaattataaatataaagagtGGTTTCTCCCATGGCGTGTCAAATTCGCATCGAAAAAAAGAAGTATTTGTTCTCTCctatgaacaatttttttcGTAAAATATCATCTAATAATAAGTTTCTATTACAACACGGAATGAAAAGGACAATATACAGGATGGGGTAGAAGGAGTTGTGATACTTGGCTCGATATATGGCCGAAACTACAAGATATAAAAGAATACGCCAATCCTAAGGATCCATAGGATTAATTGTGGATCTAACACAACAATAGAAAATTTGAGTTGTTTAGTCTTAGATTTTGTATTGTATATCTAGATAAGTATGTATCTATCcaaaatatatacatacaatAGTCTTTTTGTATTCGGCTCAATccttttttttagtaaaagatTGGGCCGAGTTTAATTGCAATTCAATTTAGGAAACGAACAATAATTACTGGATTACAAAGTATCCATTGCTgggaattcaaatttgatttccttCCATACTTCACAAGCAGCAGCTAGTTCAGGACTCCATTTGCTAGCTGCACGGATAATTTCATTACCCTCACGAGCAAGATCACGTCCCTCATTACGAGCTTGTACACATGCTTCAAGAGCTACTCGATTAGCTACGGCACCCGGTGCATTTCCCCAAGGGTGTCCTAAAGTTCCTCCACCGAACTGTAGTACGGAATCATCTCCAAAGATCTCGGTCAGAGCAGGCATATGCCAAACGTGAATACCCCCAGAAGCCACTGGCAGAACACCTGGTAGAGAGACCCAATCTTGAGTGAAATAAATACCGCGACTTCGGtctttttcaacaaaatcatcaCGTAATAAATCAACAAAGCCCAAAGTGATCTCTCTTTCTCCTTCAAGTTTACCTACTACGGTACCGGCGTGAATATGATCTCCTCCAGACAGACGTAAGGCTTTAGCTAGTACACGAAAGTGCATACCATGATTCTTCTGTCTATCAATAACTGCATGCATTGCACGATGGATGTGAAGAAGTAGGCCATTATCTCGGCAATAATGAGCCAAGCTAGTATTTGCGGTGAATCCCCCTGTTAAGTAGTCATGCATTACGATAGGAACTCCCAATTCTCTGGCAAATACAGCCCTTTTGATCATTTCTTCGCATGTACCTGCAGTAGCATTCAAGTAATGCCCTTTGATTTCACCTGTTTCAGCCTGTGATTTAAAAATGGCTTCGGCACAAAATAAGAAACGGTCTCTCCAACGCATAAATGGTTGGGAGTTCACGTTCTCATCATCTTTAGTAAAATCAAGTCCACCGCGGAGACATTCATAAACTGCTCTACCATAGTTCTTAGCGGATAACCCCAATTTAGGTTTAATAGTACATCCCAATAGGGGACGACCATACTTGTTCAATTTATCTCTCTCAACTTGGATGCCATGAGGCGGGCCTTGGAAAGTTTTAGAATAAGCAGGGGGGATTCGCAGATCCTCTAGACGTAGAGCGCGCAGAGCTTTGAACCCAAACACATTACCCACAATGGAAGTAAACATGTTAGTAACAGAGCCTTCTTCAAAAAGGTCTAAAGGGTAAGCTACATAAGCAATAAATTGACTTTCTTCTCCAGCAACGGGCTCGATGTGGTAGCATCGTCCTTTGTAACGATCAAGGCTGGTAAGTCCATCAGTCCACACAGTTGTCCATGTACCAGTAGAAGATTCAGCAGCTACCGCGGCCCCTGCTTCTTCGGGTGGAACTCCAGGTTGAGGAGTTACTCGGAATGCTGCCAAGATATCAGTAGGTTTGGTCTCATATTCAGGAGTATAATAAGTCAATTTGTA of the Vitis vinifera cultivar Pinot Noir 40024 chromosome 10, ASM3070453v1 genome contains:
- the LOC132254427 gene encoding ribulose bisphosphate carboxylase large chain; this translates as MSPQTETKASVGFKAGVKDYKLTYYTPEYETKPTDILAAFRVTPQPGVPPEEAGAAVAAESSTGTWTTVWTDGLTSLDRYKGRCYHIEPVAGEESQFIAYVAYPLDLFEEGSVTNMFTSIVGNVFGFKALRALRLEDLRIPPAYSKTFQGPPHGIQVERDKLNKYGRPLLGCTIKPKLGLSAKNYGRAVYECLRGGLDFTKDDENVNSQPFMRWRDRFLFCAEAIFKSQAETGEIKGHYLNATAGTCEEMIKRAVFARELGVPIVMHDYLTGGFTANTSLAHYCRDNGLLLHIHRAMHAVIDRQKNHGMHFRVLAKALRLSGGDHIHAGTVVGKLEGEREITLGFVDLLRDDFVEKDRSRGIYFTQDWVSLPGVLPVASGGIHVWHMPALTEIFGDDSVLQFGGGTLGHPWGNAPGAVANRVALEACVQARNEGRDLAREGNEIIRAASKWSPELAAACEVWKEIKFEFPAMDTL